A section of the Oryza sativa Japonica Group chromosome 1, ASM3414082v1 genome encodes:
- the LOC9270928 gene encoding pentatricopeptide repeat-containing protein At2g03880, mitochondrial — protein sequence MASPGGKGLVACNAAISRCSRAGLHRRALALFTEMRARGLRADEYTLPPILNSAALLRAPPAAALHALLLRAGLASHLHVANALVDAYAKLSRLGAARAVFDEMPRRDVVTWTSLVTGLARAGSHGLAVRAYRDMVAAGVATDEFAVAAVLSSCAGSTALELGRSVHAAAVRSGHEPFLSVGNSLVSMYAKTGSLRDARTVFDAMRSRCAITWTALIVGYAQNGRGRESLAVYADMARSGCRPDYVTFVGLLFACSHAGLLDAGRAHFQSMQSEHGISPGPDHYACMVDLLGRAGRLGEAVDLLDRSPAAELDATVWKALLAACRTHRNAALAERAAGMVWRLDPTDAMPYVMLSNLYSRARRWGDVARVRALMRSRGISKEPGCSWVVVAGVTHVFHAGDRDHQRAAEIYRKAEEMAARIRARGHVPDTEWALQDEAPEGREMGLAHHGERLAVAFGLLAVPAAAPIRVYKNLRVCGDCHAAIKMVAEVYGREIILRDSNCFHHMKDGSCSCGDYW from the coding sequence atggcgtcgcCGGGCGGGAAGGGGCTGGTCGCGTGCAACGCGGCCATCTCCCGCTGCTCGCGCGCGGGGCTGCACCGGCGGGCGCTGGCGCTGTTCACCGAGATGCGCGCGCGGGGACTCCGCGCCGACGAGTACACCCTCCCGCCGATCCTCAACTCCGCCGCGCTGCTCCGCGccccgcccgcggcggcgctccacgcgctcctcctccgcgcgggGCTCGCGTCGCACCTCCATGTCGCCAACGCCCTCGTCGACGCCTACGCCAAGCTGTCCCGCCTCGGAGCCGCGCGGgcggtgttcgacgaaatgccgcGCCGGGACGTGGTCACCTGGACCTCCCTCGTCACCGGGCTCGCCCGCGCCGGATCCCACGGCCTGGCCGTTCGCGCCTACCGCGACATGGTCGCCGCTGGGGTCGCCACCGACGAGTTCGCCGTCGCGGCCGTGCTCAGCTCGTGCGCCGGCTCGACCGCGCTCGAGCTGGGCCGGTCGGTGCACGCCGCGGCGGTCCGGTCCGGGCACGAGCCGTTCCTCTCGGTCGGCAACTCGCTCGTGTCCATGTACGCCAAGACCGGCTCGCTCCGCGACGCGCGCACGGTGTTCGACGCGATGCGCTCCCGGTGCGCCATCACGTGGACGGCGCTGATCGTCGGGTACGCGCAGAACGGCCGGGGCAGGGAGTCCCTCGCCGTCTACGCCGACATGGCCCGCTCCGGCTGCAGGCCGGACTACGTCACCTTCGTCGGCCTGCTCTTCGCCTGCAGCCACGCCGGGCTGCTCGACGCCGGCCGCGCCCACTTCCAGTCCATGCAATCCGAGCACGGCATCTCCCCGGGGCCGGACCACTACGCCTGCATGGTCGACCTGctcggccgcgccggccgcctcggcgAGGCCGTCGACCTGCTCGACCGGAGCCCGGCGGCCGAGCTGGACGCCACGGTCTGGAAGGCCCTCCTCGCCGCGTGCCGGACTCACCGGAACGCGGCGCTCGCCGAGCGCGCGGCCGGGATGGTGTGGAGGCTGGATCCGACGGACGCCATGCCGTACGTCATGCTGTCCAACCTCTACtcgcgggcgcggcggtggggcgACGTGGCGAGGGTGCGCGCGCTGATGAGGTCGCGGGGCATCAGCAAGGAGCCCGGGTGCAGCTgggtggtggtcgccggcgtGACGCACGTGTTCCACGCCGGGGACAGGGATCaccagcgggcggcggagatctACCGGAaggcggaggagatggcggcgagGATCCGGGCTCGGGGGCACGTGCCGGACACCGAGTGGGCGCTGCAGGACGAGGcgccggaggggagggagatggggcTGGCTCACCACGGCGAGAGGCTCGCCGTCGCGTTCGGCCTCCTCGCCGTGCCAGCCGCCGCGCCCATCCGCGTGTACAAGAACCTCCGGGTGTGCGGCGACTGCCACGCCGCGATCAAGATGGTCGCCGAGGTGTACGGCAGGGAGATCATACTGAGAGACTCCAACTGCTTCCATCACATGAAGGATGGTTCATGTTCTTGTGGAGATTACTGGTAA
- the LOC4324878 gene encoding uncharacterized protein isoform X2 — protein MDGEAADLNDWELLLTSPTAADEAAAAETRDGGGDDEAGAIKYDYFELGSDVKYPERVSFSKELEEEGEGEEEEGVASGNASWVEPDPDDLVFPGPDRAALWSDSSDDGERREEAEATEPLPVEAAAAEVEAGEGAVTKGGGAGAGVVRWWHLPMGVLRAWALRAARSVWSLPVAVALLGIAVLGRRLYRMRRQSKAVARVRLVLDEKVRPLAAFPAMPLPWVKHSNLAPLCL, from the exons ATGgacggcgaagcggcggacCTCAACGACTGGGAGCTTCTCCTcacctcccccaccgccgccgatgAGGCCGCTGCGGCGGAGAcgagagatggcggcggcgatgacgaggCGGGGGCGATCAAGTACGATTACTTCGAGCTTGGTTCGGATGTGAAGTATCCGGAGAGGGTTTCCTTCTcgaaggagttggaggaggagggggagggggaagaggaggagggggtggcgTCCGGCAACGCGAGCTGGGTGGAGCCCGAccccgacgacctcgtcttccccgGCCCTGACCGCGCGGCGCTGTGGTCGGACTCGTCGGACGACGGGGAGAGgcgggaggaggccgaggccaccgagccgctgccggtggaggcggcagcggcggaggtggaggcgggcgAGGGCGCGGTGACGAAGGGCGGAGGGGCTGGGGCGGGGGTGGTGCGGTGGTGGCACCTGCCGATGGGCGTGCTCCGGGCGTGGGCGCtgcgggcggcgaggagcgtGTGGTCgttgcccgtcgccgtcgcgctgctCGGCATCGCCGTGCTGGGGCGGCGCCTGTACCGCATGCGGCGGCAGAGCAAGGCCGTGGCGCGCGTCCGCCTCGTCCTCGACGAAAAGGTGAGGCCTCTCGCCGCTTTCCCGGCCATGCCCTTGCCGTGGGTTAAACACTCCAACCTTGCGCCACTGTGCTTGT AA
- the LOC4324878 gene encoding uncharacterized protein isoform X1, whose amino-acid sequence MDGEAADLNDWELLLTSPTAADEAAAAETRDGGGDDEAGAIKYDYFELGSDVKYPERVSFSKELEEEGEGEEEEGVASGNASWVEPDPDDLVFPGPDRAALWSDSSDDGERREEAEATEPLPVEAAAAEVEAGEGAVTKGGGAGAGVVRWWHLPMGVLRAWALRAARSVWSLPVAVALLGIAVLGRRLYRMRRQSKAVARVRLVLDEKKASQFKAQASRLNESFPMARRAPIMKPLLPANGVTPWPVLGHI is encoded by the exons ATGgacggcgaagcggcggacCTCAACGACTGGGAGCTTCTCCTcacctcccccaccgccgccgatgAGGCCGCTGCGGCGGAGAcgagagatggcggcggcgatgacgaggCGGGGGCGATCAAGTACGATTACTTCGAGCTTGGTTCGGATGTGAAGTATCCGGAGAGGGTTTCCTTCTcgaaggagttggaggaggagggggagggggaagaggaggagggggtggcgTCCGGCAACGCGAGCTGGGTGGAGCCCGAccccgacgacctcgtcttccccgGCCCTGACCGCGCGGCGCTGTGGTCGGACTCGTCGGACGACGGGGAGAGgcgggaggaggccgaggccaccgagccgctgccggtggaggcggcagcggcggaggtggaggcgggcgAGGGCGCGGTGACGAAGGGCGGAGGGGCTGGGGCGGGGGTGGTGCGGTGGTGGCACCTGCCGATGGGCGTGCTCCGGGCGTGGGCGCtgcgggcggcgaggagcgtGTGGTCgttgcccgtcgccgtcgcgctgctCGGCATCGCCGTGCTGGGGCGGCGCCTGTACCGCATGCGGCGGCAGAGCAAGGCCGTGGCGCGCGTCCGCCTCGTCCTCGACGAAAAG AAGGCATCCCAGTTCAAGGCCCAAGCATCACGCCTGAATGAATCTTTCCCAATGGCACGCCGAGCTCCGATCATGAAGCCTCTGCTTCCTGCGAATGGAGTGACCCCATGGCCTGTGCTGGGACACATCTGA